The proteins below come from a single Roseiflexus sp. RS-1 genomic window:
- a CDS encoding ATP-binding protein: MAEGLDAMHHLLARFWEDAARIDCLPSETWRHLFTTALAEVVANGLRHAYAPETPERPLRLRLRLFPDRVEALLIDQGEPYRSAPCTTNLPDDSVDIADLPESGYGLSIAYAALDVVRYHRTRGGYNCWKLVKKLQQKQ, encoded by the coding sequence ATGGCAGAGGGTCTCGATGCCATGCACCATCTGCTGGCACGCTTCTGGGAAGACGCAGCACGCATCGACTGTCTGCCCTCTGAAACGTGGCGACACCTGTTCACGACGGCGCTGGCGGAGGTTGTGGCGAATGGTTTGCGCCATGCGTATGCCCCCGAGACGCCTGAGCGCCCGTTGCGGTTGCGGCTGCGCCTTTTTCCGGATCGCGTCGAGGCGCTCCTGATCGATCAGGGCGAGCCGTACCGTTCAGCGCCCTGCACCACGAACCTGCCCGATGATAGTGTTGACATCGCCGACCTGCCGGAGAGCGGGTACGGATTGAGCATCGCGTATGCAGCGCTCGATGTAGTACGCTACCATCGCACGCGCGGCGGGTACAACTGCTGGAAACTGGTCAAAAAGTTGCAGCAGAAGCAGTAA
- a CDS encoding STAS domain-containing protein — MILQSEQGDDGVTIVRMEGRLDLLTAADVKRDLADLVADGRRRLIFDLERVSFVDSSGLGALISGLKAARQVGGDLRIARANEQIRTLLKLTTLERVLRPYETIEEARAGYTSIAAD, encoded by the coding sequence ATGATACTCCAGAGCGAACAGGGCGATGATGGGGTCACAATCGTGCGTATGGAAGGTCGCCTGGATCTGCTGACAGCTGCCGATGTCAAGCGTGATCTCGCCGACCTGGTTGCCGATGGTCGGCGACGGCTGATTTTCGACCTGGAACGGGTCAGTTTTGTGGACAGTTCCGGGCTTGGCGCGCTGATCAGCGGCTTGAAGGCTGCGCGACAGGTGGGCGGCGATCTGCGGATCGCGCGCGCCAATGAGCAGATTCGCACATTGCTGAAATTGACGACCCTTGAGCGGGTGTTGCGACCCTACGAAACTATCGAGGAGGCTCGCGCTGGCTACACCTCGATCGCTGCTGATTGA